The following are encoded together in the Pedobacter steynii genome:
- a CDS encoding winged helix-turn-helix domain-containing protein, whose translation MESITLTKLQARKIILDAAGLARKAQFGTGIEAVYRVIDHLGFVQLDTNYVVERAHHHVMAARIPDYQTEWLARLCEDGRVYEYFTSDAGYLPMSDFRFSLPVKKAFETQSGPLSKPEINLMKQIMDRVEREGALMVGDFENDRQEASSGWWDWRPAKIALERLYLNGNLMISRTKAFHKVYDLPLNLVPQETDLATPTDEEYARFVICRTLAALGIASVKEINWRARRVKGNLIKQELEKMVQATEVKVVTVEGIKGPLYMRANQNINIELSNDVFILSPFDILNVFRHRLKDFFNFDYQIECFVPAPKRLYGYFSLPILAGETFIARMDAKANRKQKVLIVHNIHFEPIDLGQRTIEKFVLALKAFALFNQCHDIVFTRSNNETYLEAIRQKFS comes from the coding sequence ATGGAATCTATTACCCTTACAAAACTTCAGGCACGGAAAATTATCCTTGACGCCGCTGGACTCGCGCGAAAAGCACAGTTCGGCACAGGAATCGAAGCTGTTTATCGGGTAATTGACCATTTGGGTTTCGTACAGCTGGATACGAATTACGTGGTGGAGCGTGCTCATCATCATGTGATGGCCGCGCGTATACCAGACTATCAAACGGAATGGCTGGCCCGGCTTTGTGAAGATGGTCGTGTTTATGAATACTTCACTTCCGATGCAGGTTACCTTCCCATGTCTGATTTCCGCTTTTCATTGCCTGTAAAAAAAGCTTTTGAAACGCAGTCAGGACCACTCAGTAAACCGGAAATCAATTTGATGAAGCAGATTATGGACCGGGTAGAAAGGGAAGGGGCACTAATGGTTGGAGACTTTGAGAACGACCGTCAGGAAGCTAGTTCAGGCTGGTGGGATTGGCGTCCTGCTAAGATTGCCCTGGAAAGACTTTACCTCAATGGAAACCTGATGATCAGCCGCACCAAAGCCTTCCATAAAGTATACGACCTGCCACTCAATTTAGTGCCACAGGAAACAGATTTAGCTACGCCCACAGATGAAGAATATGCACGTTTTGTCATCTGTCGTACTTTAGCTGCGCTGGGCATTGCTTCCGTTAAAGAAATTAACTGGCGGGCCCGTCGGGTAAAAGGCAACCTTATAAAACAGGAGCTGGAAAAAATGGTTCAGGCTACTGAAGTAAAAGTAGTAACTGTCGAGGGCATTAAAGGTCCGCTCTATATGCGCGCCAATCAAAATATTAACATTGAACTATCCAATGATGTATTCATCCTTTCACCCTTCGATATTCTCAACGTCTTTCGTCACCGCTTAAAAGATTTCTTCAATTTTGATTACCAGATCGAATGTTTTGTACCTGCTCCGAAACGTTTGTATGGTTATTTTTCATTACCGATACTCGCAGGCGAAACTTTTATTGCGAGAATGGATGCCAAAGCCAATCGCAAACAAAAAGTACTGATCGTTCATAACATCCATTTTGAACCCATTGATCTCGGACAAAGAACTATTGAAAAATTTGTTCTGGCCTTAAAAGCATTTGCCCTGTTTAATCAATGCCATGACATTGTTTTTACGCGGTCCAACAATGAAACTTACCTGGAAGCAATCCGCCAAAAATTTTCCTGA
- a CDS encoding DUF6896 domain-containing protein: protein MSFNNRDLHATKNHNVDKAVHQTHLQTVHFPELRHDGFDLWRLKNFIQNQRNKFPNYRDATKVEKEFNDLIKKVVIIKPKLINSTSLYFFKSTLKTGTINKTERRVENNESLRKSFQSWWKKISNR from the coding sequence ATATCGTTTAATAACAGAGATTTACATGCAACCAAAAATCACAATGTAGATAAAGCAGTTCATCAGACACATTTACAAACAGTTCATTTTCCGGAACTAAGACACGACGGATTCGACCTGTGGAGACTTAAAAATTTCATACAAAACCAACGTAATAAGTTCCCTAACTATAGAGACGCCACAAAGGTTGAAAAGGAATTTAATGATCTGATCAAGAAAGTCGTAATCATTAAACCAAAACTGATAAACTCAACATCTCTTTATTTTTTTAAAAGTACTTTAAAGACCGGGACTATTAACAAAACCGAAAGAAGAGTTGAAAACAACGAAAGTCTAAGAAAATCCTTTCAAAGTTGGTGGAAGAAAATCAGTAATAGATAA
- a CDS encoding redoxin domain-containing protein yields the protein MALQVGDQAPDFKLFSSDLKEVALSDYKGRKLVVHFFPLAFTGVCTAQLCTMRDSFGYYQGMNADVIGISVDSPFTLAKFKEEQSYQFPLLSDFNKETSKAFGALYEDFAFNMKGVAKRSAFVIDEEGKIIHTEVLEDAGNMPDFDAIKRSIEA from the coding sequence ATGGCATTACAAGTTGGCGATCAAGCCCCGGATTTTAAATTATTCAGCTCAGACCTGAAAGAAGTAGCGCTATCTGATTATAAAGGTAGAAAACTGGTTGTTCATTTCTTCCCTTTGGCCTTCACAGGAGTGTGTACTGCACAACTATGTACAATGAGAGATAGCTTTGGTTATTATCAGGGAATGAATGCGGATGTAATAGGTATTTCTGTAGATTCTCCGTTTACATTGGCTAAATTCAAAGAAGAACAAAGCTATCAGTTCCCTTTATTGTCTGATTTTAATAAAGAAACGTCTAAAGCATTCGGTGCTTTGTACGAAGATTTTGCTTTCAATATGAAAGGAGTGGCTAAAAGATCTGCTTTTGTAATTGATGAAGAAGGAAAAATCATTCATACGGAAGTGTTAGAAGATGCAGGTAATATGCCTGACTTTGATGCAATTAAGCGTTCAATAGAAGCATAA